In Sander lucioperca isolate FBNREF2018 chromosome 21, SLUC_FBN_1.2, whole genome shotgun sequence, the following proteins share a genomic window:
- the si:dkey-16l2.16 gene encoding ras-related protein Rab-35 yields MAGKDYNHLFKLLIIGDSSVGKSSLLLRFADNSFSGSYITTIGVDFKIRTVDIDGERVKLQIWDTAGQERFRTITSTYYRNTHGVIIVYDVTNPESFVNVKRWLNEISQNCDNVCKILVGNKNDDPARKQVDTQDAVRFGESMGVRVFETSAKENVNVEEMFMAFTHMVLRAKKQSQNRAEREREREKDTVNINAHRDRDRRKRGKKCC; encoded by the exons ATGGCGGGAAAGGACTACAATCATCTCTTCAAACTGCTCATCATTGGAGACTCCA GTGTCGGGAAAAGCAGTCTTCTGCTTCGCTTTGCAGACAACTCCTTCTCTG GCAGCTACATCACCACCATCGGTGTCGACTTTAAGATCCGAACAGTGGACATTGATGGAGAGCGGGTTAAGCTGCAAATCTGGGACACAGCGGGCCAGGAGAGATTCAGAACCATCACATCAAC GTACTACAGAAACACCCACGGGGTCATTATTGTTTATGACGTGACAAATCCAGAGTCGTTTGTAAATGTTAAGAGGTGGTTAAATGAAATCTCCCAGAACTGTGACAACGTCTGCAAGATTCTAG TGGGAAACAAAAATGACGACCCTGCCAGGAAACAGGTGGACACCCAGGATGCTGTGCGTTTTGGGGAGTCAATGGGGGTTCGGGTGTTCGAAACCAGTGCCAAAGAGAACGTAAACGTAGAAGAG ATGTTCATGGCCTTCACTCACATGGTGCTCCGGGCCAAGAAGCAGAGCCAGAACAGAGCCGAGAGGGAACGAGAGCGGGAGAAGGACACCGTCAACATCAACgcccacagagacagagaccgcaggaagagaggaaagaaatgCTGCTGA